A genomic window from Gossypium hirsutum isolate 1008001.06 chromosome D10, Gossypium_hirsutum_v2.1, whole genome shotgun sequence includes:
- the LOC121222435 gene encoding pentatricopeptide repeat-containing protein At3g13150 — protein MTLYGKSGMYEQAHKLFDEMPELKCQRTVNSFNALLAAYLHSKKFINAGELLEQLPEKLGIEPDLISYNTVIKAYCEMGSMDSALSMVDTLEKKGLEPDIITFNTLLDGFFSRGRIVDGDEIWGLMEKKNVVPDIRTYNSKLRGLVHGNKVLEAVEFFEEMKNEGIEPDIHSYNALITGYCDEGNLEQVKHWYGELKKSYKPDRATYCKVLSFLRKKNEFEMASEICKEAMDRRLISGVTWMDKLVSESRIEEAIQFVESGLSRSALKLRFP, from the coding sequence ATGACGCTTTATGGGAAATCTGGCATGTACGAACAAGCCCATAAACTGTTCGACGAAATGCCTGAATTGAAATGTCAACGTACGGTAAACTCATTTAATGCCCTTTTGGCAGCTTATCTTCATTCAAAGAAGTTCATTAACGCCGGGGAGTTGCTAGAACAGTTACCTGAAAAGTTAGGAATCGAACCGGATTTGATTTCTTATAACACAGTTATTAAAGCCTATTGCGAGATGGGTTCCATGGATTCAGCATTATCAATGGTTGATACATTGGAGAAGAAAGGATTAGAGCCTGATATTATAACGTTTAACACACTGCTTGATGGGTTTTTTTCAAGGGGTCGAATTGTTGATGGAGATGAAATTTGGGGATTGATGGAAAAGAAGAATGTTGTTCCTGATATTAGGACTTATAACTCGAAGTTAAGAGGATTGGTTCATGGCAATAAGGTATTGGAAGCTGTAGAGTTCTTTGAAGAAATGAAGAACGAAGGGATCGAACCCGATATTCATAGTTACAATGCTTTGATTACAGGGTATTGTGATGAAGGGAATTTAGAGCAAGTGAAGCATTGGTATGGTGAACTGAAGAAAAGTTATAAACCTGATAGGGCTACTTATTGTAAAGTTCTTTCATTCCTTAGGAAGAAGAATGAGTTTGAAATGGCAAGTGAGATTTGTAAGGAAGCTATGGATCGACGGTTGATTTCTGGGGTTACATGGATGGATAAATTGGTTTCAGAATCGAGGATCGAAGAAGCTATACAATTCGTGGAATCGGGCTTGTCGCGATCGGCTTTGAAGTTGAGGTTCCCTTGA
- the LOC121222283 gene encoding transcription factor ABORTED MICROSPORES-like, with product MEGSSEESVMPMKLEIDVAQHDMKKCGIKEEVKVSNIDGNKFLIKIIVEKKRGCFTQLIEAMNYLGFELSEPMSPLSVVQCFFHPVYMEKYGDTLMVEHIEELLSEMMRSMKTSSQSAIELGNTN from the exons ATGGAAGGGTCGTCTGAAGAAAGTGTAATGCCGATGAAACTCGAAATCGATGTTGCACAACATGATATGAAGAAATGTGGGATAAAG gAAGAAGTTAAGGTGAGCAACATTGATGGGAACAAGTTTTTGATAAAGATTATAGTTGAGAAGAAAAGGGGTTGCTTTACTCAATTGATAGAAGCCATGAATTATCTTGGGTTTGAGCTTAGTGAACCAATGTCACCACTTTCAGTGGTGCAATGCTTTTTTCATCCTGTGTACAT GGAAAAATATGGGGATACTCTCATGGTTGAACACATTGAGGAATTGTTGTCAGAGATGATGAGGAGCATGAAAACAAGTTCTCAATCTGCCATTGAATTAGGGAACACAAATTGA